The genomic DNA TGCGGGGCTCCTATCGTAACGACAAGAAAACAGCATTGCAGTTGGTAACGGCTTACGACACTGAGCGAGGTCTTGTTCTAAGCCAAAAGCCGACTGAGACTAAAAATGGCGAGATAAGCATTGTTCGCCAAATGCTTGATGTTATTAATGTAAAGGGCAGCATTGTCACGGTTGATGCACTGCATTGCCAGCGTGAAACACTAGAAAAAATCAAAGAAAAACAAGCGCATGTGGTTGTCCAGGTAAAAAATAATCAGCCTAAGCTTAGAGCGGCTGTTGTGGAGCAGTTCCAAGCGATTTTTGATGCTGGCAAAGAGAAAATAGTCACCGAAGTCAAAGAGAAAAAACATGGTCGCAGCGAAGAGCGATACGTGTTTCAGCTAAAGGCCAAGTTGCCCGACGACTTAGCGCAGAAATGGCCGACGGTAAGAAGTATCATAGCAGTGGAACGCCATCGTGTGATCAACGGCAAAGGCACAGTCGATACCTCTTACTACATAAGCTCTTTGTCGCCGAATCACAAACTTCTGGGTCACTATATTCGCCAGCATTGGCGGATTGAAAACAGCCAACATTATGTTTTAGATGTTGCTTTTAAAGAAGATAGCTCTCGTATCACTTTAGATGGTGCCGTTGAAAACATCGCGTTGTTTAGACGTTTTGTGATGAATATACTCAAGCAGTGCGAATGTGGTGCGCCGAGCCAAAAAGTGAAGCTGAAGAAAGCGGGCTGGAGCGATGATTATAGGGCAAGAGTCTTCTTTGGGTTATAAATCCATCAAAGTATGCTCCCGCCCTGCAATCTAGCCCACTATTCGCGACTGTTAATATTTCCAGCTATCATTTTGCGCTATAGAAAAAGATATGGTAAACGAGCCCCCAACTTATGTAATTGATATATATAAATATATTTTATTTGCAGACGTTAATAACGCTCCCCTCCTAAGTCTTAGACACAGGTTCGAATCCTGTAGGGGACGCCATTTTCTTCGCGTCATCACATCACTGCGGTTTATTCCCCATTCAGTAAGTACAAAAAAGCCCCGAACGAGTCGAGGCTAGCATCACAATGTAAGCGCTTAAATTTCGCCAGCGCCAGGCATGGCCTTACATACGTAAATGCTTTCTTTGAGGCCTGTTTTGGCTTGGTAATTATCGGCTACCGTCTGACAAACCTTGTCCACCAAACTTGGCGGCATGAGAGCGACCACGCAGCCACCAAAACCTCCACCGGTCATACGTACCCCACCCGCTTCGCCAATCACTTGCTTCACCATCTCAACCAAGCAATCCACTTCAGCAACGGTAATTTCAAAATCGTCACGCATCGATGCATGCGATTGCTCCATTAATACACTCAACTTAGCCATATCATTGGCTTTAAGCGCTGCTGCTGCCGCCAAGGTACGGGCATTTTCGGTAATCACATGACGAGCACGTTTAGCGACGATGGGCTCAAGGCTAGCGCCTTTTTCGGCAAATAAGCTCTCACTCACATCGCGCAAGGAAGCAACACCCAAACCTTTAGCCGCCGCTTCACATTGCTGACGGCGAGTATTGTATTCACTGTCCACCAAACCACGTTTCTTATTGGAGTTAATAATCACCACCGCCATGTCTTCAGGCATCGTTACCGCTTGGGTTTCTAGCGAGCGACAATCAATCAGCAGGGCATGATTTTGTTCACCTTCAGCTGAAATGAGCTGATCCATAATGCCGCAGTTACAACCAACAAATTCGTTTTCGGCCTGCTGGCCAATTAAAGCGAGTTGTTGCTGCGATACATTTAGCTGATATAAAGCTTTAAAGGTTTGGCCAATCACCACTTCTAAAGCGGCCGATGAGCTTAGCCCCGCACCTTGAGGTACATTACCACTCACCGCAATATCGGCCCCAGAAAACTCAAAGCCCTTAGCTTGTAGGCAAGCAATCACTCCACGAATGTAGTTAACCCACATAATCTCTGGCTCAAATTCCAAGGGC from Agarivorans gilvus includes the following:
- the galK gene encoding galactokinase encodes the protein MSERQQQLIDKVSAAFTEMTGKAPEKLIQAPGRVNLIGEHTDYNDGFVLPCAIDYQAMVAASPRNDSIVRVVAVDYQNQVNEFDISKPLEFEPEIMWVNYIRGVIACLQAKGFEFSGADIAVSGNVPQGAGLSSSAALEVVIGQTFKALYQLNVSQQQLALIGQQAENEFVGCNCGIMDQLISAEGEQNHALLIDCRSLETQAVTMPEDMAVVIINSNKKRGLVDSEYNTRRQQCEAAAKGLGVASLRDVSESLFAEKGASLEPIVAKRARHVITENARTLAAAAALKANDMAKLSVLMEQSHASMRDDFEITVAEVDCLVEMVKQVIGEAGGVRMTGGGFGGCVVALMPPSLVDKVCQTVADNYQAKTGLKESIYVCKAMPGAGEI